In Penicillium oxalicum strain HP7-1 chromosome I, whole genome shotgun sequence, a single window of DNA contains:
- a CDS encoding putative alanine aminotransferase, protein MSWHYKLAASMRASPRGMTRPNGGLLLRPIARGAGGFSAASALQMSQTTVAYAKRTFATTQAKCLSVDNINPHIRGAKYAVRGELAVKAEEYRQRLADGDKSLPFDSVIFANIGNPQQLDQKPITFFRQVLSLVENPLLLENQEALKNSFGYKQDVIERAQTLLANVQSVGAYSHSQGAPGIRKSVAKFIEERDGFAANPQDLFLTAGASSGVSTLLNVICNDSNAGVLVPIPQYPLYTATLALLNAKCVPYLLEEEKAWGTNVTAITQSVKEAKAAGTNVRAVVVINPGNPTGASLTPDDIKKVIDVAAEEQLVIMADEVYQTNVFEGEFVSFKKRLRQLQKEHPGKYDAVELVSFHSTSKGMVGECGHRGGYFELVGFDPQVQEQIYKLVSIGLCPPVVAQCLLETMVNPPRPGEPSYELYEKEYSGIQNGLHQRALALYDAFQRMEGVECQKPQGAMYLFPKINLPAKAIEAAEAEGRAADEFYCLKMLEATGVCAVPGSGFGQKEGTYHFRTTFLAPGTDWVERIVKFHTEFLNQYR, encoded by the exons ATGTCCTGGCACTACAAGCTCGCCGCCAGTATGCGGGCCTCTCCGCGGGGGATGACCCGGCCGAATGGCGGCCTCCTACTTCGCCCGATCGCTCGCGGTGCGGGGGGGTTCTCCGCTGCGTCAG CGCTCCAGATGTCTCAAACAACCGTTGCCTACGCCAAGCGGACCTTCGCCACGACACAGGCCAAATGCCTCAGTGTCGACAACATCAACCCTCACATCCGAGGCGCCAAGTACGCTGTCCGTGGTGAGCTGgccgtcaaggccgaggagtaCCGCCAACGTCTCGCCGATGGAGACAAGTCATTGCCCTTTGACAGCGTCATCTTTGCCAACATCGGTAACCCGCAACAACTGGACCAGAAGCCCATCACCTTCTTCCGTCAGGTTTTGAGTCTGGTGGAGAACCCGCTCCTTCTTGAAAACCAGGAGGCGCTGAAGAACTCGTTTGGATACAAGCAGGATGTGATTGAGCGTGCTCAGACGCTGTTGGCCAACGTCCAAAGTGTCGGCGCCTACAGCCACAGTCAGGGTGCCCCCGGCATCCGCAAGAGTGTTGCCAAGTTCATTGAGGAGCGTGACGGCTTCGCCGCCAACCCTCAGGATCTCTTCTTGACTGCTGGTGCCTCTTCAGGTGTGAGCACCCTGCTCAACGTCATTTGCAATGACTCCAATGCCGGTGTGCTGGTGCCCATCCCTCAGTACCCTCTCTACACTGCTACCTTGGCGCTTCTCAATGCCAAGTGCGTCCCATATCtcctggaggaggagaaggcgTGGGGTACCAACGTCACGGCCATCACCCAGTCCGTCAAGGAGGCCAAGGCGGCTGGCACCAATGTCCGcgccgtggtggtgatcAACCCTGGTAACCCGACTGGTGCCTCGTTGACTCCCGATGACATTAAGAAGGTCATCGATGTCGCTGCCGAGGAACAGCTGGTCATCATGGCCGATGAGGTTTATCAGACCAATGTTTTTGAGGGCGAGTTTGTCTCGTTCAAGAAGCGTCTGCGTCAGCTTCAGAAGGAACACCCTGGCAAGTATGACGCCGTCGAGCTGGTCTCCTTCCACAGTACCTCCAAGGGGATGGTGGGTGAGTGTGGTCACCGTGGCGGTTACTTTGAGCTGGTTGGCTTTGACCCCCAGGTCCAGGAGCAAATCTACAAGCTCGTCAGCATTGGCTTGTGCCCGCCAGTCGTGGCTCAATGCTTACTCGAGACCATGGTCAACCCTCCTCGACCGGGCGAGCCCAGCTACGAGCTGTACGAGAAGGAGTACAGCGGTATTCAGAACGGACTCCACCAGCGTGCACTTGCCCTTTATGATGCTTTCCAGCGTATGGAAGGTGTTGAGTGCCAGAAGCCACAG GGTGCCATGTATCTCTTCCCCAAGATCAATCTCCCCGCCAAGGCCATCGAGGCCGCTGAGGCCGAGGGTCGTGCTGCCGACGAGTTCTATTGTCTGAAGATGCTGGAGGCCACTGGTGTCTGTGCCGTCCCCGGCTCAGGGTTCGGTCAGAAGGAGGGAACCTACCACTTCCGCACCACTTTCCTGGCCCCTGGCACCGACTGGGTCGAGCGCATCGTCAAGTTCCACACTGAGTTCCTCAACCAATACCGCTGA